The Candidatus Manganitrophus noduliformans genome segment GGTGGTTAAGGCGTTCGGCTCAATGCGGATTGCCAGCCGTAAAGAGCGCCCGATAAACTCGCCAAGCATACCAAATCCGGCGGCTTCTGTCACCAGAATGGTATCGGCCCACCGCTTCCCAGAAGGGATATTGAGAAAAGTAAAAACGGAGAATCGCCGCGCCGGCCCAGATATTGATATGATCATCCAGCAATTGGACTTTGGTCAATCCTAACCTTCTTCCCCAGATCCGGTAGTTGATTTGCATGAGGCCGATATCCACATTGTCGGGGGCCGCTTTTAAAATTTCTTCCGCCTCCTCCCGGCTTGAAGGGTAGACCGCCTCTCCGTTGAGGTTCAGCGCCCAGGGATGATGAGAACTCTCCACCCTGGAGATGGCAACCAGCAGTTGCACGGGAATTCCGGTGACCCGGCTGGCATCGGTGAAAGGATCCTGCGCAGCGCTACGGGCTGGCGTCGAAAGAAGAAAGCCGGCGAAGATGAACACCAACGGCATCGACACCTCACTCCAGATCAGGCTTAAAGATGGAGCCGATCACCCGTCTGGCGGCCTGACCGATCCCCGGTTGGGGAGGATTGGATTTCCTGGGAGAGGGTATTGGCTGAATGACCTTCAGGAGGAGACCTTTCATCCTCTGTGAGCGCATCCGCTTCGGAACCCCGGACAGCCAGAGGAGAATTTGCCGGTCGGTCTCCCTCTTCGGATTGAGACGGAACTGAAAAGAG includes the following:
- a CDS encoding lytic transglycosylase domain-containing protein, encoding MPLVFIFAGFLLSTPARSAAQDPFTDASRVTGIPVQLLVAISRVESSHHPWALNLNGEAVYPSSREEAEEILKAAPDNVDIGLMQINYRIWGRRLGLTKVQLLDDHINIWAGAAILRFYFSQYPFWEAVGRYHSGDRSRRIWYAWRVYRALFTAGNPH